The Pedobacter frigiditerrae genomic sequence TTATTACTACAGGTATTAAAAACGTTGCTGCTGGTGCAAATCCGATGGATTTGAAACGTGGTATCGATAAAGCTGTTTCGGCAGTTGTTTCTAACTTAAAAGAGCAATCTCAAGCTGTTGGTGACGACAACAATAAAATTAAACAAGTTGCTTCTATTTCTGCTAATAACGATGATGTTATTGGTTCATTAATTGCAGAAGCGATGAGCAAAGTTGGTAAAGACGGTGTAATTACTGTTGAAGAAGCAAAAGGTACAGAAACTGAAGTTAAAACAGTTGAAGGTATGCAATTTGATAGAGGTTATTTATCTCCATATTTTGTAACTAATGCTGATAAAATGGAAGCGGAATTAGAAAGCCCTTACATTTTAATCTACGACAAAAAAATCAGCAACATGAAAGAATTGTTGCCAGTTTTAGAAAAAACTGTTCAAACTGGTAAACCATTGGTTATCATTTCTGAAGATTTAGATGGCGAAGCTTTAGCTACTTTGGTAGTAAACAAAATCCGTGGTTCTCTGAAAGTTGTTGCTGTTAAAGCTCCAGGTTTTGGTGATAGAAGAAAAGCAATGTTAGAAGACATCGCTATCTTAACTGGCGGCATTGTTATCTCTGAAGAAAGAGGTTATAAATTAGAAAACGCTGATTTAACTTATTTAGGTTCTGCTGAGAAAGTTGTGGTAGATAAAGACAATACAACTGTAATCAATGGTGCTGGTCAATCTGAAGATATTAAAGCTCGTGTTGGTCAAATCAAAGCTCAAATAGAAACTACTACTTCAGATTACGATAAAGAAAAATTACAAGAGCGTTTAGCTAAACTTTCTGGTGGTGTTGCCGTACTTTATGTAGGTGCTGCAAGTGAAGTAGAGATGAAAGAGAAAAAAGACCGTGTTGATGATGCTTTACATGCAACTCGTGCAGCTGTAGAAGAAGGTATTGTTGCTGGTGGTGGTGTTGCATTTATTCGTGCAGTTGCTGCTTTAGCTAACTTAAAAGGTATTAACGAAGACGAAAATACTGGTATCCAAATCATTCGTCGTGCTATCGAAGAGCCATTACGTCAAATCTGTGAAAACGCAGGTATTGAAGGTTCTATCGTTGTACAAAAAGTAAAAGAAGGTTCAGCAGATTTCGGTTACAATGCTCGTACTGATGTTTACGAAAACTTAATTGGTGCTGGTGTTATCGACCCAACTAAAGTTTCTCGTGTAGCATTAGAAAACGCAGCATCTATTGCAGCAATGTTATTAACAACAGAAGTTGTTTTAGCAGATGAGCAAGAAGAAGCTGGTGCTGGTGCACATCCTCCAATGGGTGGCGGTGGCATGGGCGGAATGATGTAATTCAAGCCTAAAGACCAAAGCTG encodes the following:
- the groL gene encoding chaperonin GroEL (60 kDa chaperone family; promotes refolding of misfolded polypeptides especially under stressful conditions; forms two stacked rings of heptamers to form a barrel-shaped 14mer; ends can be capped by GroES; misfolded proteins enter the barrel where they are refolded when GroES binds) is translated as MAKQVKYNVEARDALKRGVDILANAVKVTLGPKGRNVIIDKKFGSPAITKDGVTVAKEIELKDPIENMGAQMVKEVASKTADIAGDGTTTATVLAQAIITTGIKNVAAGANPMDLKRGIDKAVSAVVSNLKEQSQAVGDDNNKIKQVASISANNDDVIGSLIAEAMSKVGKDGVITVEEAKGTETEVKTVEGMQFDRGYLSPYFVTNADKMEAELESPYILIYDKKISNMKELLPVLEKTVQTGKPLVIISEDLDGEALATLVVNKIRGSLKVVAVKAPGFGDRRKAMLEDIAILTGGIVISEERGYKLENADLTYLGSAEKVVVDKDNTTVINGAGQSEDIKARVGQIKAQIETTTSDYDKEKLQERLAKLSGGVAVLYVGAASEVEMKEKKDRVDDALHATRAAVEEGIVAGGGVAFIRAVAALANLKGINEDENTGIQIIRRAIEEPLRQICENAGIEGSIVVQKVKEGSADFGYNARTDVYENLIGAGVIDPTKVSRVALENAASIAAMLLTTEVVLADEQEEAGAGAHPPMGGGGMGGMM